The genome window atattacactgtatgttaactaactgggatttaaataaaaacttaaaaataaaatatttgaaactgctaaaaattaaaaacagtactgtaaatggattttctcttccttatgactttctcgatattttcttttctctttaaatacggtatataacatatacaacatataaaatatgtgctaATCAACCATTGATGTTATGGGTAAGTCTTCtgatcaacagtaggctattagtagttaggtTTTGGGGAATTGAAAGGTCATACATGGATGTTCCACTGAGTGGCGGTGGGGAGATCACTGCCCCTAACACCACAGTTGTTCCAGGGTCAACTAGCtgtattttgagctgaaggcaattagGCAGCAGCAGATATAAGATAAGCTCTCTGCTCTCCTCGCCATTTGCCCAAAAACAGAACATAAATTGGTAAAGGcgcccttcctccccctctctacCAGAAAGGATAGGGAGCTAATTgccagagggtgcctgggtggctcagtcctgtagcctctgactcttgacttcagttcaggtcatgatctcagggtcatgggatcaagccccacgtccagctccaagctcagcgtggagtctgcttgagattctctctctctctctctttccctctgctcacactctcactctctaaataaataaataaataaataaataaataaataaataaataaataaaataaaatctttaaaaaaaaaagttaccagaGACAACTCTAGATATTTATCAGCCCACAGCTGGCACCAGAGGAATCTACATATGGAACTTAAGTGGCCCTTATCTTCCATTAGTTTCCCATAGATTTACCTTTCCATAACTTGCCGCTCTTGAAACTTGGTCCTTTTCCTTTGCCTTGTCACTGCTCtacagatttattattattttgttaagatGTAATAAGCCCACGTTCATCATTAAGTACTTCCATGTGCATGAGTGCTTTTGTGttaatctgggtttttttttaatttgttttctctttttaatctgtcttttgcAAATTTAATTCACCAGGGCCAATAAACTTTAGAAGggtaaaagaaaacactttttctttcccttaccaGCCTATTCTCAAAGCCTTTGCTTCTGTGATGTTCCTGAGATGGTTGCTGGGAGATAGATAGGTAAGGCACTATAAAACGTCATGCTCCTTCATTTTTGCACAATTTCAGATGATGACAAACAATAAAgattcttaattcatttttttaagattttatttattttttcgtgagagacacacagaaagaggcagagacagaggcagagggagaagcaggctccctgccaggagctggAAGCAGGTTTCCATCCCCAGACCTGGgctcatgccctgaaccaaaggcagatgctcaaccactgagccacccaggtgctcctctttattcattttttaaaattttgtatttattcatgaaagacacagagagaggcagagagaaaggcagagacacaggaggagggagaagcaggaagcaggctccatgcagggaaccggacatgggactcgatcccgggtctccaggatcatgccctaggctgaaggcagcgctacaccgctgagccacccaggtgctccccttaACTCATTTTTGCATATCTTATCTATTAATCTTATTTTCGAGCCTAACATATCTAGTCAgaaaagccatgaaaaaaaatcaagtctcaCCTCTTTTCAGAGTTACCAGGCGCCACACGTATCAACTGAAACAATGCTTCCTCCACTCTATCTTTCGACTACTATTCTTTATCTAATTCTAGCTCCTTGTGAGTCACTGTCCTTTTTGTAAAATCACCTTACACGAAGAGTCATAAAACCCTTAGGCGTTTGCTTTGGAATAAGGTGCATGGAGATGCTCTTGGgcagattaaaattaaaaaaaaaaaaaaaaactcatgctTGTCAACTTTTAGAAAAGTTCGTTCTTTCCCTGGAATTCATTATCGTTTCCTTCTTCGCTCTCCCTCAATTTCCTTCCaaaataccagaaaataaaataataaaataaaataaaataataaaataaaatttaaaaaaataataaaaataaatgcatgcttCTGATACATGTTTGGAGAGGtttacagaaaagcagaaaataagagCACGGAAACGGTAACCCTATCATCCAAAGACGTCTATAACATCActttttcatctctctttccCCCCCTTTATGGCGGGCATCATCCGTCACTGCCTACAAATACGTGACTTTAACGGGCCCCCTGGCACCGGGTGGCTAAGCCGGTAAATACACCTGAGTCGGCCATCCCGCACTTGGAAGGAAGTGTGCTTGCTGGTCGTTTTGTACCCGGAGGCAGCGGACCCGGAGGGGCCTCAGGTGAGCAGCCCGGGGGCGAAAAGGCCGCGAGGGAAGGAGGGATGCTCTGTCCGCGCATCGCTGCGACGCAAACGCCTCCCAGACGACGTGCGGCTGTTTGCATTGTCTTTTGCTTGCATTGTTCCTTTGTGCAGCCTCCCTGGGATCggaggcccccccgcccccgcccgcggccgcaCGCCCCCGCTCGGCTCTCCCGGGGCGGACCTGGTCCCATCACCGCGGCGGCAGGTGCAACCCGggctccccagccccgcccctcccttcGCTCCTGCGCATGCGCGCCCCGCCGGCCTCCGGGCCTCTCGCAAAGGCGGCTTTCCGCGGCCGGCCGGAAGCGCAGCGGGCAGCGGCCTGGGCGGGGCGCCGTGTACTACATTCCCCGAAAGGCTGCGGGACGCGAGCCGGGCCGACTACGCTTCCCGGCGTGCCTTGCGCGAGGCGACGCCCGCGGCCGGCGGCGGCCGCGGTGCGCAAGCCGCGGACTACACTTCCCGGCGCGCCGCGCGGGGGCGttgcgggcggcggcggcgaggcgCGGCGGCGGACTACTCCTCCCGGCGTGCCTCGCGCCAGGCGCCGCCGGCCGCCGGCCGAGGGCGGGCCGACGCGGGAAGCTCCGGACGTGAGGCATGAGCGGCGCCCTCCCCCGGCCCGCGCGCGTCCTGCCGCCTCCCCGAGCGAGGGTCGCGCGGCGCGGGGCCtagcggcgggcggcgggcggcgggcggcggccgccATGGAGGTGAGCGGGCCGGAGGACGACCCGTTCCTGTCGCAGCTGCACCAGGTGCAGTGCCCCGTGTGCCAGCAGATGATGGCCGCCGCGCACATCAACTCGCACCTGGACCGCTGCCTGCTGCTCAACCCCGCGGGCCACGCGGAGCCCGCGGCCGGGCCGCACCGCGCCGGGGAGCGGCCCAAGGCGCTGTCGCCGCCGGGCGCCAAGCGGCGGCGGCTGTCGGAGAGCTCGGCGCTGAAGCAGCCGGCCACCCCGACGGCGGCCGAGAGCAGCGAGGGCGAGGGCGACGACGGCGACGACGGCGGCGAGACCGAGAGCCGCGAGAGCTACGACGCGCCGCCCACGCCCAGCGGCGCCAGGCTCATCCCCGACTTCCCGGTGGCCCGCGCCGGCAGCCCCGCCCGGAAGGGCTCGGGGAAGAggccggcggccgcggcgggggcggcggcggcggcggcgggcagcGCGTCCCCGCGGAGCTGGGGCGAGGCGGAGGCGCCGGACGAGGAGGACGCGGCGGGCGACGGCGACgcggacggggacggggacgcggACGCGGACGGCGAGGACGAGCCGGGCCGCTGggaggccgccgccgccgacGTCGGGGCGGGCGCGGTGAGGCAGATGCTGGAGGGCAAGCCGCTGGCCGACAAGATGCGGCCCGACACGCTGCAGGACTACATCGGCCAGAGCAGGGCCGTGGGGCAGGACACGCTGCTGCGCTCGCTGCTGGAGACCACCGAGATCCCGTCGCTCATCCTCTGGGGCCCGCCGGGCTGCGGCAAGGTGAGTGCGGCCCCCCCCGAcggccccccacggcccccggGGTGCGCGCCGAGCACCACgacgtcccccccgccccccgccccggaacCGAGGTGCCTGCACACCTGGCTCTGCAGACGCGTCCGAGCTTTGAGGGCCGGGGAGGACGTGCTGGCGACTGCACAGGAGCATCCGGCCTCCCCGGCGGGCAGGCTCGAGCTCAGAACCGAGGTGCCCGCACACCTGGCTCTGCAGACGCGTCCGAGCTTTGTGGGCCGGGGAGGACCCAGCCCTCCAGGGGAGGACGTGCTGGCGACTGCACAGGAGCATCCGTGTAGCCAGTCTGGAGGTTATATGGGTGTGAGCATtccggggggaggaggagaaggaaggaggtggggagtcAAAATTTTGTTGTTTCAGTTGTTTGCTTCCCGTCCCTCGTGCTGTCAGCTTATTTTAACACTCGGGCGTTTGTTTATCCTTCGGAAGGTGTATGTAGGTAACCAGGATGACAGGTggactctttttccttttccaagtcGTTTTCACCCTGCATTTTGCATGAGCCTCCTCGTTTCGCGTCTGCCTTAGGCAGCACGTCAGTACATTTTCTTCCGGTGTTCCAGTTCCACGCAGGGCGTTAGGAATTAGCACACGGCCGGAGGAAGTTCGGTTTGGATGTTGGGGTCTGGGAAACATGTCACTGGAGAACATTGGAGGGACACTGGTGGAGGCCAGCCAAACAGACCAGGCTAAGAGGTGTTTaggtctgtgattttttttgttttgttttgttttgttttttttgctagGCACAGGAAGAGAGGATGAGCATCAGTGAGTGAAAAGGCAAAACTCGGGATCCAGGTGTAAAGGGGCTCTCGTAGCTCCGTGGTACAGACTCCTGAGTTTAGTGTACGAGGACAAGGACTGGAACGACTTGTCCcggtttttcttttctgacttcaTCTCTGACTTAATCACACCTTCCTTTGCTCTTAATTCCTAGAACGCATCTTGCCCATTTTGTGCCTCCTTGTTCGCACTCATACTTTCCCTTTGGCCAGCAATCAATCCCATCTATCCCAATAATGTGATACCTGGTGGTACATTGACTTGTTATTACCCCACTTAGGAGATTGAGCAGGAGCACGATTAGTGATTGTTCGCAAAATCTTTACGTAAGATCATGGGATGGCTAATCAGCTGTTGGTGAACCAGATGGCAAGGACAAAACTCCCTAAGGAAACGAGTAGGATGAACTAATAGAAGATGCCAGGCAAGAGATGCGATGGGCCGCTCAGCAAAGTGGTTGATGGTCACCAGCTTTAGACGTATGTGGTGTGGGATTTGATGGAGAAGCAACTGTAGTATCTGAATGGTACTCTACAAATTTTAGAAAGTAAAGTGCTCCTTTCCATTCATTCAGGACCAGATTTGTCcctctctgtcttatttttttttgtccgTCTCTATTTTAAACATACGTTTTGTTTATTCTCATTCTTATTACCCTTTTCTGCTAACAATAATGTCAGATATCAATAACGGTATATgcacatttatggagcacctgctaAGTGCCAGGCACCTGAGCGCTGCCTTCCTTGGATCTCGCCATTGTCTTGCAACTTGTAACATGATCAAGGTGCTGCTGTTTAATCTACTTCCAAGGTAGACATTCAGAGGTGGCAGCATCTTACTATCTAGTAAGATAGTTGTCATTGGTCTTTCCTTCAGTTCAAAGGCTCACTCCTTTTCTAAGCTGCACTGATGAGCCTCCAGTTGTAGGATTGATTGATTCTGTGGTTCTGCACTGTTTCCATAGCTCGTCCTTCAGCAGTAATGCTTTCTTGGCTGGAAGAGGTCACAGCTGTCACTCAGGCTCTGCTAAATCAAGACAGCCGCTCTTTACGGGGATTCCAAAGATCTTAGAGTCACCAAAAAAGGACTCAAACAGGGTTAGGTATAAAAGAGAAAAGGTCAGGATTAGCCTAAGGTTTAGCtgctttcctgttttatttttaacttttttttttttttaatctttaaaaatgtgctcTGGTATTTTGGATTGTGTCTGTGCTAAGCATTCTTAGAATTCAAGTTGTTTGGTAGATAGTGCTGATGCTGCGTGTGTTAGTGCCCATGggtgcttttctctctgtgtctgatcAGCTTTCGAAACTATCTGTGTCCTATTTTCTAGACCACTCTGGCTCACATCATAGCCAACAACAGCAAGAAACATAGCATACGGTTTGTGACATTGTCCGCAACAAATGCCAAGACAAATGATGTGCGAGATGTCATAAAACAAGCTCAAAATGAAAAGAGCTTTTTCAAGAGGAAAACTATCCTTTTTATTGATGAGATTCATCGGTTCAATAAATCTCAGCAGGTATATTCACATTCTTTACCTTTTGGTCATTGTGAACATTAAggtgaatataaaatatgtaaagtcactttaaaaagcataaagcacTATGCAGATGTGAGGATTCTTGTCATTGATTTTCTGCATACAGAGAGGTATAAATTGTCAGCGCACCTTTcttgagcctgtttcctcactttTTCCTAGGGTTTTTGTTGACAAGCAAATGTTTTCTCTATCAGATAAGTGAAATTATGAATATGGCTCAGAGCTATACAAtatctgaaaagcaaaaaaaaaaaaaaaaaaaaaaaaaaaatatctgaaaagcaGCTTTatcatgtttctcattttttacagattttgtaTCTAAATATTAGGAGTCATAGTAAGCAGTTTAAGttgattttaagattcttattttcatatttttaaacttctccCCTGTACagtcttcctttattttcaaaattaaagagtGTTTCTGTGACCTCAGGCTCTCAGCAGGGTGAATGTTACAAGATCTGATCATCACTAGTTTTTTAAACAGTTGtctgaaataaaagtataaggacagtttattttaataaagccAAGCCACTTTTGTATTGTTTCTAAATAAAcattaacttttttcttcaaGTATGCTTTTTTCTTTAGCGTATTTGTTAAAGCTCTTTAATCAGAGATATTTTACAAAACCTACTAAGCTTTTGTTTCTGatctgaatctctctctctc of Canis lupus familiaris isolate Mischka breed German Shepherd chromosome 35, alternate assembly UU_Cfam_GSD_1.0, whole genome shotgun sequence contains these proteins:
- the WRNIP1 gene encoding ATPase WRNIP1, which encodes MEVSGPEDDPFLSQLHQVQCPVCQQMMAAAHINSHLDRCLLLNPAGHAEPAAGPHRAGERPKALSPPGAKRRRLSESSALKQPATPTAAESSEGEGDDGDDGGETESRESYDAPPTPSGARLIPDFPVARAGSPARKGSGKRPAAAAGAAAAAAGSASPRSWGEAEAPDEEDAAGDGDADGDGDADADGEDEPGRWEAAAADVGAGAVRQMLEGKPLADKMRPDTLQDYIGQSRAVGQDTLLRSLLETTEIPSLILWGPPGCGKTTLAHIIANNSKKHSIRFVTLSATNAKTNDVRDVIKQAQNEKSFFKRKTILFIDEIHRFNKSQQDTFLPHVECGTITLIGATTENPSFQVNAALLSRCRVIVLEKLPVEAMVTILMRAINSLGIHVLDSSRPTDPLSHSSNSSSEPSVFIEDKAVDTLAYLSDGDARAGLNGLQLAVLARLSSRKMFCKKSGQNYSPSRVLITENDVKEGLQRSHILYDRAGEEHYNCISALHKSMRGSDQSASLYWLARMLEGGEDPLYVARRLVRFASEDIGLADPSALTQAVAAYQGCHFIGMPECEVLLAQCVVYFARAPKSIEVYSAYNNVKACLRNHQGPLPPVPLHLRNAPTRLMKDLGYGKGYKYNPMYSEPVDQEYLPEELRGVDFFKQRRC